The genomic region ACCCTGTCCGGCGGCGAGCAGCAGATGCTCGCTGTCGGTCGGGCGCTGATGAGCCGGCCGAAGCTGCTGCTGCTCGACGAGCCGTCGATGGGTCTGGCTCCGCTGGTGATCCGGCAGATCTTCGACATCATCACGGAGATCAACCAGCAGGGCACCACGATCCTGCTGGTGGAGCAGAACGCCCAGCAGGCGCTCTCCCGGGCGCACCGGGGCTACGTGTTGGAGACCGGCCGGATCGTGAAGGAGGGGTCCGGTCAGGACCTCCTGCATGACCCGTCGATCAAGGAGGCGTACCTCGGCGTGGCCTGAGCCATCCCGTCTGGCGGCCGGCTGTCCCCACACGGGGGTAGCCGGCCGCCGGCGTTGGAAGGCCGGCTGTCCTCACACGAGGTAGTCAGCCGTCGGCGTTGGCGGGCCGGCTGTCCGTTTTCGCGGCGGTCGCGCGGTGCCGCCACCCGGGGATGTCGGTGCGACGGACTAGAGTCGCTGCCGTGACAGCTACGACGCCGCGCCTGCTCCTCGTCGACGGACATTCCATGGCATACCGGGCCTTCTTCGCCCTGCCCGTGGAAAACTTCTCCACCACGACGGGTCAGCCGACCAACGCGGTCTACGGCTTCACGTCGATGCTGATCAACGTGCTGCGCGACGAGCAGCCCACCCACATCGTCGTCGCCTTCGACGTCTCCCGCCGCTCCTTCCGCACCGACAAGTACGCGGAGTACAAGGCCGGCCGCAGCGAGACGCCCACCGACTTCAAGGGCCAGGTAAGCCTCGTCAAGGAGGTCCTGGCCGCGCTCCAGATCCCGGTGGTGGAGAAGGAGGGCTTCGAGGCCGACGACGTCATCGCCACGCTCGCCTGCCAGGCCCGCGACCAGGGCATGTCGGTGCTGATCAGCAGCGGCGACCGGGACGCGTTCCAACTCGTCGACGACCAGATCACAGTCCTCTACCCGCGCAAGGGCGTCTCCGACCTGGCCCGGATGGACCCGGCGGCGATCGAGGCGAAGTACGGCGTCGGGCCGGCGCAATACCGGGATCTGGCCGCACTTGTCGGCGAGACCAGCGACAACCTGCCCGGCATCCCCGGTGTCGGCCCGAAGACCGCCGCCAAGTGGATCACCACGTACGGCGGGGTGGAGGGCGTGATCGCCCGCGCCGACGAGATCAAGGGCAAGGCCGGCGACAGCCTGCGCGAGCGGCTCGCCGACGTGATCCGCAACTACGAGATCAACCGGCTCGTGTCCGATCTGGAGCTGCCGCTGCGCCCGGAGGACACCCGCTGGACCGGTTGGGACCGCGAGGCGGTGCACCAGGTCTTCGACACCCTTGAGTTCCGCATCCTGCGTGACCGGCTCTACCAGTACCTCGAGGCCGTCGAGCCGGAGGCCGAGTCCGGCTTCGACCTCACCGGCGAGGTGCTCACGGTGCCGGGGGCGCTGAGCGCCTGGCTGGGCACCCACACCCCGGCCGGCACCTCGGTCGGGTTGGCCGTCAAGCTCGACACCGGCCCCAACCGCCGGCACACCGCCTCGATCACCGGCCTGGCGTTGGCCACCGCCGGTGGCGCTGCCGCCTGGGTCGACCCGGCGCAGCTCGACCCGGCCGACGAGAGCGCGCTGGCCGCCTGGCTGGCCGACCCGCAGCGACCGAAGGTGCTGCACGACAGCAAGCCGGCAGTGCTGGCCTGCTCCGCGCACGGCTGGGAGTTGGCCGGCATCGTCCGCGACACCCAGATCGCGGCATACCTGGCCCGTCCCGACCAGCGCTCCTATGACCTGACCGACCTGGCGCTGCGCTACCTGCACCGTGAGCTGCGGGTGGACGTGCCGGAGACCGGCCAACTCACCCTCGACGGGCTGGGCGACGAGGGCGTGGCCGAGCAGAACCTCATGCTCCAGGCGCGGGCCACCCTCGACCTCGCCGACGCGATCGACGCCGAGCTGTCCCGCGACGGCGAGCAGTCCGCCCGCCTGATGGCCGGGGTGGAGCTGCCTCTGATGCGGGTCCTCGCCGGCATGGAACGCACCGGCATCGCCGCCGACACCCACTACCTGTCCGAATTGGAGGCGCACTTCGCGGCAGAGGTGAAGGCCGCCGCGCAGGGCGCGTACGAGGCGGTGGGCCGGGAGTTCAACCTCGGCTCGCCCAAGCAGTTGCAGGAGATCCTCTTCACCGAGCTGGGCCTGCCCAAGACCAAGAAGATCAAGACGGGCTACACCACCGACGCCGACGCGCTCCAGTGGCTCTACGCCCAGCAGCCGCACCCGGTGCTGGCCCACCTGCTGCGCCACCGGGACGTGGCCAAGCTCAAGTCGACAGTGGACGGCCTGCTGAAGTCCGTCTCCGACGACGGCCGGATCCACACCACCTTCAACCAGACGGTGGCGGCCACCGGGCGGCTCTCGTCCACCGAGCCCAACCTGCAGAACATCCCCATCCGCACCGAGGAGGGCCGGCGCATCCGTCGCGCCTTCGTCGTGGGGGAGGGCTACGAGTGCCTGCTCACCGCCGACTACAGCCAGATCGAAATGCGGATCATGGCGCACCTCTCGTCGGACGACGCGCTCATCGACGCGTTCAACTCCGGCGCCGACTTCCACGCGGCCACGGCCTCGTCGGTCTTCGGAGTGCCGGTCGACGAGGTCACCCCCGACCAGCGCCGCAAGAT from Micromonospora profundi harbors:
- the polA gene encoding DNA polymerase I, which gives rise to MTATTPRLLLVDGHSMAYRAFFALPVENFSTTTGQPTNAVYGFTSMLINVLRDEQPTHIVVAFDVSRRSFRTDKYAEYKAGRSETPTDFKGQVSLVKEVLAALQIPVVEKEGFEADDVIATLACQARDQGMSVLISSGDRDAFQLVDDQITVLYPRKGVSDLARMDPAAIEAKYGVGPAQYRDLAALVGETSDNLPGIPGVGPKTAAKWITTYGGVEGVIARADEIKGKAGDSLRERLADVIRNYEINRLVSDLELPLRPEDTRWTGWDREAVHQVFDTLEFRILRDRLYQYLEAVEPEAESGFDLTGEVLTVPGALSAWLGTHTPAGTSVGLAVKLDTGPNRRHTASITGLALATAGGAAAWVDPAQLDPADESALAAWLADPQRPKVLHDSKPAVLACSAHGWELAGIVRDTQIAAYLARPDQRSYDLTDLALRYLHRELRVDVPETGQLTLDGLGDEGVAEQNLMLQARATLDLADAIDAELSRDGEQSARLMAGVELPLMRVLAGMERTGIAADTHYLSELEAHFAAEVKAAAQGAYEAVGREFNLGSPKQLQEILFTELGLPKTKKIKTGYTTDADALQWLYAQQPHPVLAHLLRHRDVAKLKSTVDGLLKSVSDDGRIHTTFNQTVAATGRLSSTEPNLQNIPIRTEEGRRIRRAFVVGEGYECLLTADYSQIEMRIMAHLSSDDALIDAFNSGADFHAATASSVFGVPVDEVTPDQRRKIKAMNYGLAYGLSAFGLSQQLNIGTEEARGLMENYFAGFGGVRDYLHQVVARARQDGYTSTILGRRRYLPDLVSDNRQRRDIAERMALNAPIQGSAADIIKVAMLHVDTALNDAGLRSRMLLQVHDELVFEVAPGEREALEALVRREMGEAYPLSVPLEVSVGEGRDWNSADH